The following are from one region of the Halarcobacter sp. genome:
- a CDS encoding peroxiredoxin — protein sequence MLVTKKAPDFTATAVLADGQIVEDFNLYNNIGEKGAVLFFWPLDFTFVCPSEIIAFSKRVEEFEARGIQVIGCSIDSEFSHFAWRETAVEKGGIGRVKFPMVADITKQIAKDYDVLFGESVALRGSFLIDKDGTVRHAVINDLPLGRNIDEMVRMVDTMIFTNEHGEVCPAGWNKGDEGMKDTTEGVAEYLSKNSDKL from the coding sequence ATGTTAGTAACTAAAAAAGCTCCAGATTTTACAGCTACAGCTGTATTAGCAGATGGTCAAATCGTAGAGGATTTTAATTTATACAATAATATCGGTGAGAAAGGTGCAGTTTTATTTTTCTGGCCATTAGATTTTACTTTTGTTTGTCCATCAGAGATTATTGCTTTTTCAAAAAGAGTTGAAGAGTTTGAAGCAAGAGGTATTCAAGTAATTGGTTGTTCAATTGACTCAGAGTTTTCTCACTTTGCGTGGAGAGAAACTGCTGTTGAAAAAGGTGGAATTGGTAGAGTTAAATTCCCAATGGTAGCAGATATCACAAAACAAATTGCAAAAGATTATGACGTATTATTTGGTGAGTCTGTAGCACTTAGAGGTTCTTTCTTAATAGATAAAGATGGAACAGTAAGACACGCAGTTATCAATGACTTACCACTAGGAAGAAATATCGATGAGATGGTTAGAATGGTAGATACTATGATATTTACAAATGAACATGGTGAAGTTTGTCCTGCAGGATGGAACAAAGGTGATGAGGGTATGAAAGATACTACTGAAGGTGTAGCTGAATACTTAAGTAAAAACTCTGACAAACTATAA
- the trxA gene encoding thioredoxin, with protein MSKYIELTQDTIEETVKEGVALVDFWAPWCGPCRMIAPVIEQLAEEFEGKAKICKVNTEEEQDLTVKYGIRSIPTILFFKDGEIVDQLIGATNKAALEDKLNSLL; from the coding sequence ATGTCAAAATATATTGAATTAACACAAGATACTATAGAAGAAACAGTAAAAGAAGGTGTTGCATTAGTTGACTTTTGGGCACCTTGGTGCGGACCTTGTAGAATGATTGCTCCGGTAATTGAACAATTAGCCGAAGAGTTTGAAGGTAAAGCAAAAATATGTAAAGTAAATACTGAAGAGGAACAAGACTTAACAGTAAAATATGGAATAAGATCAATTCCAACAATTTTATTTTTCAAAGATGGAGAGATTGTTGATCAACTTATAGGAGCTACAAATAAAGCAGCTTTAGAAGATAAATTAAACTCTCTTTTATAA
- a CDS encoding amino acid ABC transporter permease yields MNFNAVFDNLGFLLEASWLTIYLSFVSFVIALFIGVIIGTLRSLKINYFFKLLISSYIEIFRGTPLLIQLFFIYYGLPQIGITMSSHQAAIIGLSLNFGAYMAEIVRAGIQAIPKGQYEAADSLGLSKIQMFIHIIYPQAFKIVLPPLTNTYASILKDSSLVSVLSITELTRAGQLIYVRTYEPFEIYLTLGVFYFVMTYTIAVFSKYLEKKVSRQQ; encoded by the coding sequence GTGAATTTTAACGCTGTATTTGATAACTTGGGGTTTCTTTTAGAAGCCTCATGGCTTACTATTTATTTATCTTTTGTATCTTTTGTTATTGCACTATTTATTGGTGTAATAATAGGTACACTAAGAAGTTTGAAAATAAACTATTTTTTCAAACTTCTAATTAGTTCATATATAGAGATTTTTAGAGGAACACCTTTACTTATACAACTATTTTTTATCTATTATGGTTTACCACAAATTGGTATAACTATGTCAAGCCATCAAGCTGCTATTATAGGTTTGTCTTTAAATTTTGGCGCATATATGGCTGAGATAGTAAGAGCTGGAATTCAAGCAATACCAAAAGGTCAATATGAAGCAGCAGATTCACTTGGACTTAGCAAAATACAGATGTTTATACACATAATCTACCCACAAGCATTTAAAATAGTTTTACCACCACTTACAAACACTTATGCTTCTATACTAAAAGACAGTTCTTTAGTTTCTGTTTTATCAATTACTGAACTCACAAGAGCAGGGCAACTTATATATGTGCGAACTTATGAGCCTTTTGAGATATATTTAACCCTTGGAGTTTTTTATTTTGTTATGACTTATACTATTGCAGTTTTCTCAAAATATTTAGAGAAGAAAGTTAGTAGACAACAATAA
- a CDS encoding iron oxidase oxidoreductase: protein MIHESKENINRRDFFKNLAFLSLVTFSTKSLYAKGSKKRFEYQDTPKNGKACKDCIHFESETNTCKIIEGSISPQGWCNLYMEKPQ, encoded by the coding sequence ATGATACATGAATCTAAAGAGAATATAAATAGAAGGGATTTTTTTAAAAATCTAGCTTTTCTAAGTTTGGTTACTTTTTCGACGAAATCACTTTATGCAAAAGGTTCAAAAAAAAGATTTGAATACCAAGATACACCAAAAAATGGTAAAGCCTGTAAAGATTGTATCCATTTTGAGTCAGAAACTAATACCTGTAAAATAATTGAAGGTTCAATTAGTCCTCAAGGTTGGTGTAATCTTTATATGGAAAAACCTCAATAA
- a CDS encoding LysE family transporter: MGDYSFILAIAVVFIFGTISPGPSFILVAKTAVSKPISEGIGVSIGLGLGATFFTLLAILGLYTLFEMVPFLYESFKIIGALYLIYLAYVIWKHSGESLDMNMKLEKKSKSFLKAIAFGFITQMSNPKTAIILGSIFAALLPQTLPEYGALLLCLTAFIIDTTWYCLVTILLSTKKSQKIYLKFKKYIDRVAGTLLGALGVKLAID, from the coding sequence ATGGGTGATTATTCTTTTATACTTGCAATAGCAGTAGTTTTTATATTTGGGACAATTAGTCCAGGTCCAAGTTTTATACTTGTAGCAAAAACAGCAGTGTCCAAACCAATCTCTGAGGGAATAGGGGTTTCAATTGGATTGGGCTTAGGAGCTACTTTTTTTACTCTCTTAGCTATTTTGGGTTTATATACTTTATTTGAAATGGTTCCTTTTTTGTATGAAAGTTTTAAAATAATTGGTGCTTTATATTTAATCTATTTAGCTTATGTTATTTGGAAACATTCTGGTGAATCTTTAGATATGAATATGAAATTGGAAAAAAAGTCAAAAAGTTTTTTAAAAGCTATAGCCTTTGGATTTATAACACAAATGAGTAATCCTAAAACAGCAATTATTTTAGGTTCAATTTTTGCAGCACTTTTACCTCAAACTTTACCAGAATATGGTGCTTTGCTGTTATGTTTGACTGCTTTTATAATAGACACAACATGGTATTGTTTAGTAACAATATTATTATCAACAAAAAAATCTCAAAAGATTTATTTAAAATTTAAAAAATACATTGATAGAGTTGCTGGTACTTTACTAGGGGCTTTAGGAGTAAAATTAGCAATTGATTAA
- a CDS encoding ABC transporter substrate-binding protein has product MKKFFAGLLLTFGLFANAQQDVITVGLCAAYPPFESRDEKSGNIVGFDIDLANEIGKIIGKKVEIKDAEWQALLGGLKNDNYDMIVSAMSKQEAGENNVNLSDTYYLLNDVLVVKKDNDKIASQKDLAEKTVGVQLGSGSEQVVDKLSGLGKVARYNYNPEAFLDLKHERIDAVVVGYAYALNQKDFNTEYKIVDKLAPAELVVVMKKGKDELTKQVNEALKTLKDNGTYDKLINKWLAVK; this is encoded by the coding sequence ATGAAGAAATTTTTCGCAGGGTTATTGTTGACATTTGGACTTTTTGCAAATGCACAACAAGATGTTATTACAGTTGGTTTATGTGCAGCATATCCACCATTTGAGTCAAGAGATGAAAAGAGTGGAAATATTGTTGGTTTTGATATTGATTTAGCAAATGAGATTGGTAAAATCATTGGTAAGAAAGTTGAAATCAAAGATGCAGAATGGCAAGCATTATTAGGTGGACTTAAAAACGATAACTACGATATGATAGTTAGTGCAATGAGTAAACAAGAAGCTGGTGAAAACAATGTAAATCTATCAGATACTTACTACTTACTAAATGATGTTTTAGTTGTAAAAAAAGATAATGATAAAATTGCTTCACAAAAAGATTTAGCAGAAAAAACTGTTGGGGTTCAACTTGGAAGTGGAAGTGAACAAGTTGTTGATAAGCTATCAGGACTTGGAAAAGTTGCAAGATATAACTATAATCCAGAAGCATTTTTAGACTTAAAACATGAAAGAATTGATGCAGTAGTTGTTGGTTATGCATATGCTTTAAATCAAAAAGATTTTAATACTGAGTATAAAATCGTTGATAAACTAGCACCTGCTGAGTTAGTTGTTGTTATGAAAAAAGGGAAAGATGAGTTAACAAAACAAGTTAACGAAGCTTTAAAAACTTTAAAAGATAACGGAACTTACGACAAACTAATCAACAAATGGCTGGCAGTAAAATAA
- a CDS encoding C-GCAxxG-C-C family protein codes for MTEQNSFIKNKVKDYYWEDDINCATTMIKTLAEIFNIKIDSQVINAATAMHGAGEYGAQCGLVEGTLMFIGIYGDMQKLEKTDVIKLCNKFAKEFETRYTSLLCKELRPEGFKEENPPHLCEDFTVEAIRFTKEFINREFKKQIMY; via the coding sequence ATGACTGAACAAAACAGTTTTATTAAAAACAAAGTAAAAGACTATTATTGGGAAGATGACATAAACTGTGCAACAACAATGATTAAAACACTAGCAGAAATTTTCAATATAAAAATAGATTCTCAAGTAATTAATGCAGCAACAGCTATGCATGGTGCAGGAGAGTATGGAGCTCAATGCGGTTTAGTTGAAGGAACATTAATGTTTATTGGTATTTATGGAGATATGCAAAAGCTAGAAAAGACTGATGTTATTAAACTATGTAATAAATTTGCTAAAGAGTTTGAGACTAGATATACAAGTTTATTATGCAAAGAGCTAAGACCAGAAGGATTTAAAGAAGAGAACCCTCCTCATCTTTGTGAAGATTTTACTGTTGAAGCAATAAGATTTACAAAAGAATTTATCAATAGAGAGTTTAAAAAACAAATAATGTATTAA
- a CDS encoding glutamine--tRNA ligase/YqeY domain fusion protein translates to MSENKDFLRTIVEEDLKSNKYEKIVTRFPPEPNGFPHIGHAKSIFINFGIARDYKGYCNLRMDDTNPTTEDTKYVEALKDAVEWLGYSWVGEVKYTSDYFPKIYEYAVELIKMGKAYVDSINEEQMKEFRGTVTEAGKRSEYANRTIEENLDLFERMRKGEFKDGEHVLRARIDMSAANMKMRDPLLYRIRHAHHFRTKDEWCIYPMYDFAHCLSDYIEGVSHSICTLEFENNRDIYDWVLDELNLTPPRPYQHEFARLGINYTVMSKRKLLELVNGNYVNGWDDPRMPTIAGLKRRGYTKDSILNFCEQIGIAKANSMVDVSQLEFCIRDDLNQKAPRVMCVLDPIKVTIENYEGSEEIEASYYPHDVPKEGSRKIPFSNEVYIEREDFSENPVKGYNRLTIDQAVRLRHAYIITCKEIIKDETGKIIEIKAIYNPDSKSGQDKSGIKVKSAIQWVCAKEAKKIEVRLYDRLYKNEAPEGLEDLNPNSLNIIKDALIEPAVITDKPDERFQFERQGYFYADPIDYSDEKPVFNKIVGLKDSWAKKSKETEDKPKVQTTVKQEKKEIVHGEAEPLTIEQKELFDRYTNELNLNNEVSNILARDEKLSSFYEEALSQLNSPISLANIIANDVAKELKEKNELEFTSKDIAQLVKMIDEELISSKIAKQVFEEMAKTGENPSKIVEDKGLVQISDPETILPIIDEIIEKNPENVEKYKAGNKKLFGFFIGQVLKATGGKANPKVVNELVSKKLN, encoded by the coding sequence ATGAGTGAAAACAAAGATTTTTTACGAACAATAGTTGAAGAGGATTTAAAATCTAATAAATACGAAAAGATCGTTACAAGATTCCCTCCTGAGCCAAATGGCTTTCCACATATAGGACATGCAAAATCTATATTTATAAATTTTGGTATAGCACGTGATTACAAGGGTTATTGTAATCTTCGAATGGACGATACTAACCCTACAACTGAAGATACAAAATATGTAGAAGCTTTAAAAGATGCAGTTGAATGGCTAGGTTATAGTTGGGTTGGTGAAGTTAAATATACATCTGATTATTTTCCTAAAATTTATGAATATGCAGTAGAACTTATAAAAATGGGTAAAGCATATGTTGATAGTATCAATGAAGAACAAATGAAAGAGTTTAGAGGTACTGTAACAGAAGCTGGTAAAAGAAGTGAATATGCAAACCGTACAATAGAAGAAAATTTAGACCTTTTTGAAAGAATGAGAAAGGGTGAGTTTAAAGATGGAGAGCATGTATTAAGAGCAAGAATTGATATGAGTGCAGCAAATATGAAAATGAGAGACCCTCTTTTATATAGAATCAGACACGCGCATCATTTTAGAACAAAAGATGAATGGTGCATCTACCCAATGTATGATTTTGCTCACTGTTTATCTGATTATATCGAAGGGGTTTCCCATTCTATTTGTACACTTGAATTTGAAAACAATAGAGATATTTATGACTGGGTTTTAGATGAACTAAACTTAACTCCACCAAGACCATACCAACACGAATTTGCAAGACTTGGTATCAATTATACTGTTATGAGTAAAAGAAAACTTTTAGAGCTTGTAAATGGAAACTATGTAAATGGTTGGGATGACCCTAGAATGCCAACAATAGCAGGTCTAAAAAGAAGAGGATATACAAAAGACTCTATTTTAAACTTTTGTGAACAAATAGGTATTGCAAAAGCAAACTCTATGGTTGATGTTTCTCAACTTGAATTTTGTATTAGAGATGATTTAAACCAAAAAGCACCAAGAGTTATGTGTGTACTTGACCCTATCAAAGTTACAATTGAAAATTATGAAGGAAGTGAAGAGATTGAAGCTTCATATTATCCACACGATGTACCAAAAGAAGGTTCAAGAAAAATACCTTTTTCAAATGAAGTTTATATAGAAAGAGAAGACTTTAGTGAAAATCCTGTAAAAGGTTACAATAGATTAACTATTGACCAAGCAGTTAGATTAAGACACGCTTATATTATCACTTGTAAAGAGATTATCAAAGATGAAACTGGAAAAATCATAGAGATAAAAGCTATATATAATCCTGACTCAAAAAGTGGTCAAGACAAAAGTGGAATCAAAGTAAAAAGTGCTATTCAATGGGTTTGTGCAAAAGAAGCTAAAAAAATTGAAGTTAGACTTTATGATAGATTATATAAAAACGAAGCTCCTGAAGGTCTTGAAGATTTAAATCCAAACTCTTTAAATATTATAAAAGATGCATTGATTGAACCAGCCGTAATAACTGACAAACCAGATGAAAGATTTCAATTTGAAAGACAAGGATATTTTTATGCTGATCCTATAGATTATAGTGATGAAAAACCAGTATTTAATAAAATCGTTGGATTAAAAGATTCTTGGGCGAAAAAATCAAAAGAAACTGAAGATAAGCCAAAAGTACAAACTACTGTAAAACAAGAGAAAAAAGAGATTGTTCATGGGGAAGCAGAGCCTTTAACTATAGAGCAAAAAGAGCTTTTTGATAGATATACAAATGAACTTAATCTAAACAATGAAGTATCAAATATTTTAGCAAGAGATGAAAAATTATCATCTTTTTATGAAGAAGCTTTATCTCAATTAAACAGCCCTATTTCATTGGCAAATATTATTGCAAATGATGTAGCTAAAGAGTTAAAAGAAAAAAATGAATTAGAATTTACTTCAAAAGATATTGCACAACTTGTAAAAATGATTGATGAGGAACTTATCTCAAGTAAAATAGCTAAACAGGTATTTGAAGAGATGGCGAAAACAGGTGAAAACCCATCAAAAATTGTTGAGGATAAAGGTTTGGTTCAAATTAGTGATCCAGAAACTATTTTACCAATTATTGATGAAATTATAGAAAAAAATCCAGAAAATGTAGAAAAATATAAAGCTGGAAACAAAAAACTGTTTGGATTTTTTATAGGACAAGTTTTAAAAGCAACTGGAGGGAAAGCAAATCCAAAAGTTGTAAATGAACTTGTATCAAAAAAACTTAACTAA
- a CDS encoding HD domain-containing protein: protein MEKLTLKELAIPMIKAIDSFNYLLKSHHRKVAVISYNLAKELNLKEEEILELVIAASLHDIGALSVRERDMLVQEDVVNPEPHCIVGHCMLSSFEAFNNIAQIIKHHHIKYEDSLNMTDEKYFSQVILYIWQIELM, encoded by the coding sequence ATGGAAAAACTTACACTAAAAGAATTAGCTATACCTATGATTAAAGCTATTGATAGTTTTAATTATTTACTAAAATCCCACCATAGAAAAGTTGCAGTAATCTCATATAACTTAGCAAAAGAATTAAATCTAAAAGAGGAAGAGATTTTAGAATTAGTTATTGCAGCTTCATTACATGATATTGGTGCATTATCTGTTCGAGAAAGAGATATGTTAGTCCAAGAAGATGTTGTTAATCCAGAACCACATTGTATAGTTGGACACTGTATGTTATCCTCTTTTGAAGCTTTTAATAATATTGCACAAATAATAAAACATCATCATATAAAATATGAAGATTCTTTAAATATGACTGATGAAAAATATTTTTCGCAAGTCATATTATACATTTGGCAGATAGAATTGATGTAA
- a CDS encoding HD domain-containing phosphohydrolase has translation MADRIDVIISPDEFILNQKEKVTETIRKKVGTLFHPKVFEAFEKVSKADIFWIEIPNMKIEQLFKKLNFSMDFELTIDNVLNFALTISHIIDYRSKFTATHSTTVAHLAALLGKYFNFSEERCKKLMVAGYLHDIGKIGIDPGLIEKKGYLSPEEFNLVKLHPYFTGQILSELSSSKWFEEIIHWAEWHHEKRNKSGYPYALDLSELDDGVRILAFSDIITALMEKRPYRDSLSIDETFKIIEEKLSENISTEMFEIIKQHKDEINTLVLECQAKNKTKLCGGN, from the coding sequence TTGGCAGATAGAATTGATGTAATAATCTCTCCTGATGAATTTATCTTAAATCAAAAAGAAAAAGTTACAGAAACAATTAGAAAAAAAGTGGGTACCCTATTTCATCCCAAAGTTTTTGAAGCCTTTGAAAAAGTTTCAAAAGCAGATATATTTTGGATAGAGATTCCAAACATGAAAATAGAACAACTATTTAAAAAACTAAATTTTTCAATGGATTTTGAACTAACTATAGACAATGTTTTAAATTTTGCACTTACAATTTCACATATTATTGATTATAGAAGTAAATTTACAGCTACACACTCTACTACTGTGGCTCATCTTGCTGCACTTTTAGGAAAATATTTCAATTTTTCAGAAGAAAGATGCAAAAAATTGATGGTTGCAGGATATTTACATGATATTGGTAAAATAGGAATTGATCCTGGATTAATAGAAAAAAAAGGCTACTTAAGCCCTGAAGAGTTTAATCTAGTAAAACTTCATCCTTATTTTACGGGGCAAATTTTAAGTGAATTGAGTTCATCAAAATGGTTTGAAGAGATTATTCACTGGGCAGAATGGCACCATGAAAAAAGAAATAAATCAGGATATCCATATGCTTTAGATTTATCTGAACTTGATGATGGAGTTAGAATACTTGCATTTTCAGATATTATTACAGCTTTAATGGAAAAAAGACCCTATAGAGATAGTTTATCAATAGATGAAACTTTTAAAATAATTGAGGAAAAACTTTCTGAAAATATTTCTACTGAGATGTTTGAAATAATAAAACAGCATAAAGATGAAATAAATACTTTAGTTCTTGAATGTCAAGCTAAAAATAAAACAAAATTATGTGGAGGCAATTGA
- the recQ gene encoding DNA helicase RecQ: MDNKYKILKEVFGHDNFRSFQEGVVDAILDKKDVLTILPTGGGKSLCYQLPSLLQDGLTVVISPLIALMQDQVKALNDLNISAGMISSLSSQEENSFTLQKILNKQLKFLYVAPERFTSNEFVGVLQRVDINYFVIDEAHCVSGWGHEFRAEYRNLDRLKRYFPNTAIAAFTATATKRVEEDIAQSLHLNNPLHFRAKTVRDNLDIKVEPRISNGKTQILNFLKSHKGLCGIIYTFTRKEAEATAEFLAQNGFSAKAYHAGLSNEVKNKVFDDFVYEKIDIVVATIAFGMGIDKSNIRFVIHTSLPKTLENYYQEIGRAGRDGEMSYVYLLYSKADEVKRKIQIEEAIDDSYKQVGLEKLERMYRYCVSNNCRHKLIASYFEDEIEDCKTLCDNCTKGEVEQVDVSVDAQKLLSSIYRSEQRFGLNHIIDILRGSKNKKLLEFGHDKLSVYGLGVDKSKNEWVAIADKLIDMQALDLGEFRALKITNLGFQILKGQEKLLIDSDKLGIAQKVEESVEELSFDEQLFEKFRTLRKDMALEYEVPAYVIFGDKTLKEFATKLPITKEQMLDINGVGLVKYEKYGEPFLELSKSIKEEYKEEVENRVPLKKLTKTYLDTYELICEDKTIEEISHIRDLNISSVLSHISLLSEHKKISDGKKRELLKPFTLPNEIKFWIEDGLRLDSIKQLRQYLYLYEYLEKEL, translated from the coding sequence ATGGATAATAAATATAAAATATTAAAAGAGGTTTTTGGACACGACAACTTTAGAAGTTTTCAAGAGGGTGTTGTAGATGCAATTTTAGATAAAAAAGATGTATTAACAATTCTTCCAACAGGTGGAGGAAAATCTTTGTGTTATCAACTGCCTTCATTACTTCAAGATGGACTTACTGTTGTAATCTCTCCACTTATTGCTCTTATGCAAGATCAAGTAAAAGCTTTAAATGACTTAAATATTAGTGCAGGAATGATTAGTTCTCTTTCATCTCAAGAAGAGAATAGTTTTACTTTGCAAAAGATTTTAAATAAGCAATTAAAGTTTTTGTATGTAGCTCCAGAAAGATTCACTTCAAATGAGTTTGTCGGAGTTTTACAAAGGGTTGATATAAACTATTTTGTGATAGATGAAGCCCACTGTGTTAGTGGTTGGGGACATGAATTTAGAGCAGAATATAGAAACCTTGATAGATTAAAAAGGTACTTTCCTAACACTGCTATAGCAGCTTTTACAGCAACTGCAACAAAAAGAGTTGAAGAGGATATTGCTCAAAGTTTACATCTAAACAATCCTTTGCACTTTAGAGCAAAAACAGTAAGAGATAATCTTGATATTAAAGTAGAGCCAAGAATCTCAAATGGAAAAACACAAATTCTAAACTTCCTAAAATCCCACAAAGGACTTTGTGGAATAATCTATACCTTTACAAGAAAAGAAGCAGAAGCAACAGCAGAGTTTTTAGCACAAAATGGTTTTAGTGCAAAAGCATATCATGCAGGTTTAAGCAATGAAGTTAAAAACAAAGTTTTTGATGATTTTGTATATGAAAAAATTGATATTGTTGTTGCAACTATTGCATTTGGAATGGGAATAGATAAATCAAATATTAGATTTGTAATTCATACTTCACTTCCAAAAACTTTAGAAAACTATTATCAAGAGATTGGGCGTGCAGGAAGAGATGGAGAGATGTCTTATGTTTATCTTCTTTACTCAAAAGCAGATGAAGTAAAAAGAAAAATCCAAATAGAAGAAGCAATAGATGATTCATACAAACAAGTAGGGCTTGAGAAGCTTGAAAGGATGTATCGATATTGTGTTAGTAATAACTGCCGTCATAAACTTATTGCTTCATATTTTGAAGATGAGATTGAAGATTGTAAAACTTTATGTGATAACTGCACAAAAGGTGAAGTTGAGCAAGTTGATGTAAGTGTAGATGCACAAAAACTTTTATCAAGTATTTATAGAAGTGAACAAAGATTTGGACTAAATCATATTATTGATATTTTAAGAGGTTCAAAAAACAAAAAGCTTTTAGAGTTTGGTCACGATAAACTTTCTGTTTATGGTTTAGGTGTTGATAAAAGTAAAAATGAGTGGGTTGCAATAGCTGATAAACTAATAGATATGCAAGCTTTAGATTTGGGTGAGTTTAGAGCCTTAAAGATTACAAATCTTGGATTTCAAATCTTAAAAGGGCAAGAGAAACTACTTATAGATTCAGATAAATTAGGAATCGCACAAAAAGTTGAAGAGAGTGTTGAGGAACTAAGTTTTGATGAACAATTGTTTGAAAAGTTTAGAACTCTAAGAAAAGATATGGCTTTAGAATATGAAGTTCCAGCTTATGTAATATTTGGTGATAAAACTCTAAAAGAGTTTGCTACTAAACTTCCAATTACAAAAGAGCAAATGCTTGATATAAATGGAGTAGGGCTAGTAAAATATGAAAAATATGGAGAGCCTTTTTTAGAACTTTCAAAGAGTATAAAAGAGGAGTATAAAGAGGAAGTTGAAAATAGAGTTCCTCTTAAAAAGCTTACTAAAACATATCTTGATACCTATGAACTTATTTGTGAAGATAAAACCATAGAAGAGATTTCTCATATTAGGGATTTAAATATCTCTTCTGTTTTATCACATATATCACTTTTAAGTGAACATAAAAAAATATCTGATGGTAAAAAAAGAGAATTACTAAAACCTTTTACTTTGCCTAATGAGATTAAGTTTTGGATAGAAGATGGATTAAGACTGGATTCTATTAAGCAACTAAGACAATATTTATATTTGTATGAGTATCTTGAAAAAGAGTTATAA
- a CDS encoding CD3072 family TudS-related putative desulfidase encodes MNRSKKIILLSHCILNSNAKVYSLANYKGCLAELINPLCDKGYGILQLPCPEMLTCGVNRWGMVKEQYETPIYKQQFKKMLLPIVNQVIDYKNNGYEVNACIGIDGSPNCGINKTCRAQWKGEIDKSFDLEKNLDSLKTVDEAGVYMEVLFELLEENGVSLTFYALDEQNPTASVQNILKEI; translated from the coding sequence ATGAATCGAAGCAAAAAAATTATACTTTTAAGTCATTGTATACTTAATTCTAATGCAAAAGTTTATTCCTTAGCAAACTATAAAGGGTGTTTGGCTGAACTTATTAATCCTTTATGTGACAAAGGTTACGGAATTTTGCAATTACCTTGTCCAGAGATGTTAACTTGTGGAGTTAACAGATGGGGAATGGTTAAAGAACAATATGAAACACCAATATATAAACAACAATTCAAAAAAATGCTACTTCCAATAGTAAATCAAGTGATTGATTATAAAAATAATGGATATGAAGTTAATGCTTGCATAGGTATTGATGGAAGTCCAAACTGTGGTATTAATAAAACATGCCGAGCCCAATGGAAAGGGGAGATTGATAAATCATTTGATTTAGAAAAGAATCTTGACTCTTTAAAAACGGTTGATGAAGCAGGAGTTTATATGGAAGTACTTTTTGAGTTGCTTGAAGAAAATGGTGTAAGTTTAACTTTTTATGCTTTAGATGAACAAAACCCAACTGCATCGGTGCAGAACATATTAAAGGAGATTTGA